In Thunnus thynnus chromosome 20, fThuThy2.1, whole genome shotgun sequence, a single window of DNA contains:
- the sncgb gene encoding synuclein, gamma b (breast cancer-specific protein 1) isoform X1: MDVLMKGFSMAKEGVVAAAEKTKAGMEEAAAKTKEGVMYVGSKTKEGVVSSVNTVANRTVDQANIVGDAAAAGATEASQAGVEGVENVAASSGLINQEEPVYEGEYGGAEQGGEGGEGY; the protein is encoded by the exons ATGGATGTACTGATGAAGGGGTTCTCTATGGCCAAGGAGGGAGTGGTGGCCGCCGCAGAAAAGACCAAAGCTGGAATGGAGGAGGCAGCAGCCAAGACCAAGGAAGGGGTGATGTATGTAG GCAGTAAGACAAAGGAGGGAGTTGTGTCATCAGTAAACACAG TGGCCAACAGGACTGTGGATCAGGCCAACATCGTTGGAGACGCAGCAGCTGCTGGGGCTACTGAAGCATCACAGGCAGGCGTGGAGGGTGTTGAGAACGTCGCCGCGTCATCCGGGCTCATCAACCAG GAGGAGCCTGTATACGAG GGAGAATATGGAGGAGCGGAGCaaggtggagaaggaggagag gGGTATTAG
- the sncgb gene encoding synuclein, gamma b (breast cancer-specific protein 1) isoform X2 has translation MDVLMKGFSMAKEGVVAAAEKTKAGMEEAAAKTKEGVMYVGSKTKEGVVSSVNTVANRTVDQANIVGDAAAAGATEASQAGVEGVENVAASSGLINQGEYGGAEQGGEGGEGY, from the exons ATGGATGTACTGATGAAGGGGTTCTCTATGGCCAAGGAGGGAGTGGTGGCCGCCGCAGAAAAGACCAAAGCTGGAATGGAGGAGGCAGCAGCCAAGACCAAGGAAGGGGTGATGTATGTAG GCAGTAAGACAAAGGAGGGAGTTGTGTCATCAGTAAACACAG TGGCCAACAGGACTGTGGATCAGGCCAACATCGTTGGAGACGCAGCAGCTGCTGGGGCTACTGAAGCATCACAGGCAGGCGTGGAGGGTGTTGAGAACGTCGCCGCGTCATCCGGGCTCATCAACCAG GGAGAATATGGAGGAGCGGAGCaaggtggagaaggaggagag gGGTATTAG